One genomic segment of Amycolatopsis granulosa includes these proteins:
- a CDS encoding YbaB/EbfC family nucleoid-associated protein, producing the protein MNHDLTTRSVEEQPAARRRQAAQQVTTAQDDWGLVEVGVSPSGEVIEVAVNSALFEQVQPMDLAEAMLQAARAAQRRARQLHR; encoded by the coding sequence GTGAACCACGATCTGACCACCAGGTCCGTCGAGGAGCAGCCGGCCGCCCGGCGCCGCCAGGCCGCGCAGCAGGTCACCACGGCCCAGGATGACTGGGGGCTGGTCGAGGTCGGTGTCTCGCCCAGTGGCGAGGTCATCGAGGTCGCCGTCAACTCGGCGCTGTTCGAGCAGGTGCAGCCGATGGACCTCGCCGAGGCGATGCTCCAGGCCGCCCGCGCCGCTCAGCGCCGGGCTCGGCAGCTGCACCGCTGA
- a CDS encoding CsbD family protein: MNVVKNRMTSRSRQAKGGARELFGRLTGSRRHQAAGRAERIRGIVRETTTEVADWAATAARDAQRRFRTR, encoded by the coding sequence ATGAACGTCGTGAAGAACCGGATGACGAGCCGGTCCCGTCAGGCCAAGGGCGGGGCGCGGGAGCTGTTCGGCCGCCTGACCGGCAGCCGCCGTCACCAGGCGGCCGGCCGCGCCGAGCGGATCCGCGGCATCGTGCGTGAGACGACGACCGAGGTCGCGGACTGGGCGGCCACCGCGGCACGCGACGCGCAGCGCCGCTTCCGCACCAGGTGA
- a CDS encoding deaminase has product MSDADLVSAALAAAREAGPDVPIGAAVFAPDGRLLARAHNAREELGDPTAHAEILALRAAASQFGDGWRLDGCTLAVTVEPCTMCAGALVLARVARVVFGAWEPRTGAVGSLWDVVRDRRLNHRPEVRGGVLEADCVALLAEFFAGHRDV; this is encoded by the coding sequence GTGTCCGACGCCGACCTGGTGTCCGCGGCGCTGGCCGCCGCGCGGGAGGCCGGCCCGGACGTGCCGATCGGCGCTGCGGTCTTCGCTCCCGACGGCCGCCTCCTCGCCCGCGCCCACAACGCGCGCGAGGAGCTGGGCGACCCGACGGCGCACGCGGAGATCCTGGCGCTGCGGGCGGCCGCCAGCCAGTTCGGCGACGGCTGGCGGCTGGACGGCTGCACCCTCGCGGTGACGGTCGAGCCGTGCACGATGTGCGCCGGGGCGCTGGTGCTCGCGCGCGTGGCCCGCGTCGTGTTCGGGGCGTGGGAGCCGCGCACCGGCGCGGTCGGGTCGCTGTGGGACGTGGTGCGCGATCGCCGGCTCAACCACCGGCCGGAGGTGCGCGGCGGCGTGCTCGAGGCCGACTGCGTCGCGTTGCTGGCCGAGTTCTTCGCCGGTCACCGCGACGTGTGA
- a CDS encoding M20 metallopeptidase family protein, with translation MTGPTELPPLPDTRLAVLRSEAEALQPATVALRREIHAHPEQGLHLPHTQAAVRRALEDLPLEIVEGKSTSALTAVLRGAQDGPAVLLRGDMDALPLQEDTGLEFASEVDGTMHACGHDGHTAMLASAARLLAARRHELAGSVVFMFQPGEEGYHGARHMIHEGVLDAAGSRVERAFGIHLLAHVESGLITTRPGPLMASNDTFTIQVTGKGGHGSSPHIAIDPIPAAAAMVGALQTMVTRRISVFDPAVVSVTRIAAGTTTNIIPETAEVAGTIRTLSEATRARVKAELPKVCEAVGAAHGCRVLVDVEPGYPVTVNDPDQALRVLDLAQRVLGRSELLTDPNMGAEDFSYVLQRVPGAFAFLGACPPEVDPAAAPTNHSNRVRHHEGAFPAGVAMYAAFALDALAG, from the coding sequence ATGACGGGACCCACCGAGTTGCCCCCTTTGCCGGACACCCGGCTCGCCGTGTTGCGCTCCGAAGCCGAGGCTCTGCAACCGGCCACCGTCGCGCTGCGCCGTGAGATCCACGCCCACCCCGAGCAGGGCCTGCACCTGCCGCACACCCAGGCCGCCGTCCGCCGGGCGCTCGAGGACCTGCCGCTGGAGATCGTCGAAGGGAAGTCGACCAGCGCGCTGACCGCCGTGCTGCGCGGCGCGCAGGACGGGCCGGCGGTGCTGCTGCGCGGCGACATGGACGCGCTACCGCTGCAGGAGGACACCGGCCTGGAGTTCGCCTCCGAAGTGGACGGGACCATGCACGCGTGCGGACACGACGGCCACACCGCGATGCTCGCCTCGGCCGCGCGGCTGCTGGCGGCGCGCCGCCACGAGCTGGCCGGCTCGGTGGTGTTCATGTTCCAGCCCGGCGAGGAGGGCTACCACGGCGCCCGGCACATGATCCACGAAGGCGTGCTCGACGCCGCCGGCTCGCGGGTGGAGCGGGCCTTCGGCATCCACCTGCTGGCGCACGTCGAGTCCGGCCTGATCACCACGCGTCCCGGACCGCTGATGGCCTCGAACGACACCTTCACGATCCAGGTGACCGGCAAGGGCGGGCACGGTTCGAGCCCGCACATCGCGATCGACCCGATCCCCGCGGCCGCGGCGATGGTCGGCGCGTTGCAGACCATGGTGACCAGGCGGATCAGCGTGTTCGACCCGGCGGTGGTGTCGGTGACCCGGATCGCGGCCGGCACCACGACCAACATCATCCCGGAGACCGCGGAGGTGGCCGGGACGATCCGGACCCTGTCCGAGGCGACCCGGGCCCGGGTGAAGGCCGAGCTGCCGAAGGTGTGCGAGGCGGTCGGTGCGGCGCACGGCTGCCGGGTGCTGGTGGACGTCGAACCCGGCTACCCGGTGACCGTGAACGACCCGGATCAGGCGCTGCGCGTGCTCGACCTGGCCCAGCGCGTACTCGGCCGGTCGGAGCTGCTGACCGACCCGAACATGGGTGCGGAAGACTTTTCCTATGTGCTGCAACGGGTCCCCGGCGCGTTCGCGTTCCTCGGGGCGTGCCCGCCCGAGGTCGATCCGGCGGCGGCGCCAACCAACCACTCGAACCGGGTGCGCCATCACGAAGGCGCTTTCCCGGCCGGGGTCGCGATGTACGCGGCCTTCGCGCTCGACGCCCTGGCAGGATGA
- a CDS encoding tRNA adenosine deaminase-associated protein — MSVKEPVSGFAVAVVREDGKWRCSALDAGALAGLDAAITELAKLRSTGAVFGLLAVDDEFFVIVRPSPRGPSLLLSDAAAALDYDIAADVLDVLRVDPPDEEDDSIWPEGDLDILADLGLPGPELEVIAGEVDLYPDEQLQMIAQRCGFGSEFTALLDEI, encoded by the coding sequence ATGTCGGTGAAGGAGCCGGTTTCGGGATTCGCGGTGGCCGTGGTCCGGGAGGACGGCAAGTGGCGCTGCAGCGCGCTCGACGCCGGTGCGCTCGCGGGGCTGGACGCCGCCATCACCGAGCTGGCCAAGTTGCGGTCCACCGGGGCCGTGTTCGGCCTGCTCGCGGTGGACGACGAGTTCTTCGTGATCGTGCGCCCGAGCCCGCGCGGACCGTCGCTGCTGCTCTCGGACGCGGCGGCGGCACTGGACTACGACATCGCCGCCGACGTGCTCGACGTGCTCCGGGTCGATCCGCCGGACGAGGAGGACGACTCGATCTGGCCGGAGGGCGACCTCGACATCCTCGCCGACCTCGGCCTGCCGGGGCCCGAGCTCGAGGTGATCGCCGGTGAGGTCGATCTCTACCCCGACGAGCAGCTGCAGATGATCGCGCAGCGCTGCGGGTTCGGCAGCGAGTTCACCGCGCTGCTCGACGAGATCTGA
- a CDS encoding endonuclease/exonuclease/phosphatase family protein yields the protein MTTTRRIGVLAATALAASAVAAAPASAASADVVIAEVYGGGGNSGATLTSDFIELATAGGTVGLDGWSVQYLPGSPSASSRWQVTPLTGSVAAGGRYLVAEATGSGGTVPLPAADATGSIAMAATSGTVALVHGTTPLTCLTAPDCAADPRIRDLVGYGSAAVRERNPAPAPGNTTSVARAALTDTDDNAADFATGAPTPVNGRGQTSGGDAGGAPARIHDVQGTTRISPLAGTKVTGVTGIVTAVRAFGSARGFCMTDPRPDNDPRTSEGVLVFTGSATPAVAVGDAVTVSGTVTEYYPDSPATSVHQSTTEITGARWTVQSTGNTLPAPTVITPDTVPGALVPQPGGNIENLPLEPAKYALDFWEAHEGEVVTVPDARVVGPSTSYHEVYVTTKPAENPTGRGGTVYTGYDSPNTGVLKVESLIPFAQHPFPQANTGDTLTGLTSGPIEYDSYGGYTVQATALGEVKDGGIQREVTRKQSPSELAVATYNVENLSAVDDQAKFDQLAHAVVDNLAAPDIVTLEEIQDNNGAGGDGVVAADETLKRFTDAIVAAGGPRYEWRQIDPQDRTDGGEPGGNIRVGFLFNPNRVSFVDRPGGDATTPVSVVADHGRPRLSVSPGRIDPGNPAWTNSRKPLAGEFVFHGHTVFVIANHFNSKGGDQPVHGRYQPPTRGSEVQRGQQARVLRGFVDQLLAADPWADVVVAGDLNDYQFSPALRTLTAGGALTDQIDRLPAGERYSYVYEGNSQVLDHILTSPALARVDYDVVHINAEFAEQASDHDPQIIRYRPAR from the coding sequence GTGACGACCACTCGAAGAATCGGCGTGCTCGCCGCCACCGCGCTGGCCGCATCGGCGGTAGCGGCGGCACCCGCCTCGGCGGCGAGCGCCGACGTCGTGATCGCCGAGGTCTACGGGGGCGGTGGCAACAGCGGCGCCACGTTGACCAGCGATTTCATCGAACTCGCCACCGCGGGCGGCACGGTCGGGCTGGACGGCTGGAGTGTGCAGTACCTGCCCGGTTCGCCCAGCGCGTCGAGCCGCTGGCAGGTCACTCCGCTGACCGGCTCGGTGGCCGCGGGCGGCCGCTACCTGGTGGCCGAGGCCACCGGCTCGGGCGGCACGGTGCCGTTGCCCGCCGCCGACGCCACCGGCTCGATCGCGATGGCCGCGACGTCCGGCACCGTCGCGCTCGTCCACGGCACCACACCCCTGACCTGTCTCACCGCGCCGGACTGCGCCGCCGATCCACGTATCCGTGACCTCGTCGGTTACGGCTCCGCGGCCGTCCGCGAACGCAATCCGGCCCCCGCGCCCGGGAACACCACCTCGGTCGCCCGGGCGGCCCTCACCGACACCGATGACAACGCGGCCGACTTCGCGACCGGTGCCCCCACCCCGGTCAACGGCCGTGGTCAGACCTCCGGCGGTGACGCGGGTGGCGCACCCGCCAGGATCCACGACGTCCAGGGCACCACGCGGATCTCGCCGCTGGCCGGCACCAAGGTCACCGGCGTGACCGGCATCGTCACCGCCGTGCGGGCGTTCGGTTCCGCGCGCGGCTTCTGCATGACCGATCCGCGGCCCGACAACGACCCGCGCACCAGCGAGGGCGTGCTGGTGTTCACCGGCTCGGCCACGCCCGCGGTCGCCGTCGGCGACGCGGTCACGGTGTCCGGCACCGTCACCGAGTACTACCCGGACAGCCCGGCCACCTCCGTTCACCAGTCCACGACCGAGATCACCGGTGCGCGCTGGACCGTCCAGTCCACCGGCAACACGCTGCCCGCCCCGACGGTGATCACGCCGGACACCGTCCCGGGCGCGCTCGTGCCGCAGCCGGGCGGCAACATCGAGAACCTGCCGCTGGAGCCGGCGAAGTACGCGCTGGACTTCTGGGAGGCGCACGAGGGCGAGGTCGTCACGGTCCCGGACGCCCGCGTCGTCGGACCGTCCACCAGCTACCACGAGGTCTACGTGACCACGAAACCGGCGGAGAACCCGACCGGACGCGGTGGCACCGTCTACACCGGATACGACTCGCCGAACACCGGCGTGCTCAAGGTCGAGTCGCTGATCCCGTTCGCGCAGCACCCCTTCCCGCAGGCGAACACCGGGGACACGCTCACCGGGCTCACCTCCGGGCCGATCGAGTACGACAGCTACGGCGGTTACACCGTGCAGGCCACCGCCCTGGGTGAGGTCAAGGACGGCGGCATCCAGCGCGAGGTGACGCGCAAGCAGTCGCCGAGCGAGCTCGCCGTCGCGACCTACAACGTCGAGAACCTGTCCGCTGTGGACGATCAGGCGAAGTTCGACCAGCTGGCACACGCTGTCGTGGACAACCTCGCCGCGCCCGACATCGTGACCCTGGAGGAGATCCAGGACAACAACGGCGCCGGCGGCGACGGCGTGGTGGCCGCCGATGAAACCCTGAAGCGGTTCACCGACGCGATCGTCGCGGCGGGCGGCCCGCGCTACGAGTGGCGCCAGATCGACCCACAGGATCGGACCGACGGTGGGGAGCCGGGCGGCAACATCCGGGTCGGCTTCCTCTTCAACCCGAACCGGGTGTCCTTCGTGGACCGTCCGGGTGGGGACGCGACGACGCCGGTGTCGGTGGTGGCGGACCACGGCCGGCCGCGCCTGTCGGTGTCGCCGGGACGGATCGACCCGGGCAACCCGGCGTGGACGAACAGCCGCAAGCCGCTGGCCGGGGAGTTCGTCTTCCACGGGCACACCGTGTTCGTGATCGCCAACCACTTCAACTCCAAGGGCGGGGACCAGCCGGTGCACGGCCGGTACCAGCCGCCCACCCGGGGTTCCGAGGTGCAGCGCGGGCAGCAGGCCCGGGTGCTGCGCGGGTTCGTCGACCAGCTGCTGGCCGCCGACCCCTGGGCCGATGTCGTCGTGGCCGGGGACCTGAACGACTACCAGTTCTCCCCGGCGCTGCGCACGCTCACCGCCGGCGGTGCGCTGACCGATCAGATCGACCGGTTGCCCGCGGGCGAGCGGTACAGCTACGTCTACGAGGGTAACTCGCAGGTGCTCGACCACATCCTGACCTCGCCCGCGCTGGCGCGGGTGGACTACGACGTCGTGCACATCAACGCCGAGTTCGCCGAGCAGGCCAGCGACCACGATCCGCAGATCATCCGCTACCGCCCGGCCCGCTGA
- a CDS encoding ABC transporter permease: protein MDDPRSWSRAREDLRRGFRSWRLWGHLGWNDIRSRYRRSLLGPFWMTVTMGVTTAGLGSVFSLIWHSPAATFFPYVGTGLIVWAFIGGCLSDGMGSFTESAELLSQTSAPLTVYVLRTVWRQTLILAHNLIIYFVLLAFFFRRLHEHGYTMDGQACGTPDGMVCHPGLGWNTFLVLPGFGLALAGGIAAALILGIVATRFRDAPPLIGAIIQLLFILVPITWPLDKLIQNAPGKAWIIELNPLYHYVQIVRQPLIGQQLHWWSWLVAGGLTLAAWTVALVMLRNYRARVPYWI, encoded by the coding sequence GTGGATGATCCGCGAAGCTGGAGCCGCGCGCGCGAGGACCTGCGACGGGGATTCCGGTCCTGGCGGCTGTGGGGCCACCTCGGGTGGAACGACATCAGGAGCCGCTACCGTCGCTCCCTGCTGGGACCGTTCTGGATGACGGTGACGATGGGCGTCACGACCGCCGGGCTCGGCAGCGTGTTCAGCCTCATCTGGCACAGCCCGGCAGCGACGTTCTTCCCCTACGTCGGCACCGGCCTGATCGTCTGGGCCTTCATCGGAGGCTGCCTGTCCGACGGGATGGGCAGTTTCACCGAGAGCGCGGAACTCCTCTCGCAGACGTCGGCACCGCTCACCGTCTACGTGTTGCGGACCGTGTGGCGGCAAACGCTCATCCTCGCCCACAACCTGATCATTTACTTCGTCCTTCTCGCGTTCTTCTTCCGCCGGCTGCACGAGCACGGCTACACGATGGACGGGCAGGCGTGCGGGACACCGGACGGCATGGTGTGCCACCCCGGCCTCGGCTGGAACACGTTCCTGGTGCTCCCCGGTTTCGGGCTGGCACTGGCCGGTGGCATCGCCGCGGCGCTGATCCTGGGCATCGTCGCCACGCGGTTCCGGGACGCCCCACCGCTGATCGGCGCGATAATCCAGCTTCTCTTCATCCTCGTCCCGATCACCTGGCCCTTGGACAAGCTGATCCAGAACGCACCGGGGAAAGCCTGGATCATCGAGCTCAACCCGCTGTACCACTACGTGCAGATCGTGCGGCAACCCTTGATCGGACAGCAGCTGCACTGGTGGAGCTGGCTGGTGGCCGGCGGTCTGACGCTCGCCGCGTGGACGGTCGCACTCGTCATGCTGCGGAACTACCGGGCGCGTGTGCCGTACTGGATCTGA